In one Nocardioides luteus genomic region, the following are encoded:
- a CDS encoding FAD-binding oxidoreductase translates to MTSIDELRKHVTRVITPDDADYDDARGVWNGMIDRRPAAVVPAANSDDVIAAVNFARDAGLPLAVRGGGHSAPGFGTIDDGLVIDLSPMRSVEIDATARTARVGGGATLADLNDATHAHGLAVPGGIVSTTGVGGLTLGGGIGYLTRGFGLTIDNLRSADVVTADGQLRRASESENSDLFWALRGGSGNFGVVTTFEFDLHPVDQVVVGLFFYELEHAGDLLRLFRTWVTEADERCGGFPAFQVAPPLPFLPEERHGDTFCAAVVHWSGPVEEGEAAMQPFRDLAPRVGELVEPMPYPWLNGAFDDLFPRGVRSYWKGNYVTELTDAAIDVHLAHGPKAPNASSTMHLYPINGAASRVGATDTAFSYRHATFSTVIVSAWSDASDDDANIAWVRDYAAALTPHSEPGGYVNFMSEDDQGRVTDTYGSNYARLRTVKQAYDPENLFSHNQNIRP, encoded by the coding sequence ATGACATCCATCGACGAACTTCGCAAACACGTAACCCGGGTCATCACGCCCGACGACGCAGACTACGACGACGCTCGAGGCGTCTGGAACGGGATGATCGACCGTCGTCCGGCAGCTGTCGTGCCGGCCGCGAACTCGGACGACGTCATCGCCGCGGTGAACTTCGCACGCGACGCCGGTCTGCCGCTGGCCGTACGCGGCGGCGGGCACAGCGCTCCCGGATTCGGGACGATCGACGACGGCCTGGTGATCGACCTCTCCCCCATGCGTTCCGTCGAGATCGACGCCACCGCACGTACCGCCCGCGTGGGTGGTGGCGCGACGCTCGCGGACCTCAACGACGCGACCCACGCGCACGGCCTCGCGGTGCCCGGCGGGATCGTGTCGACGACGGGCGTCGGCGGTCTGACGCTCGGCGGAGGCATCGGCTACCTCACCCGAGGTTTCGGGCTCACGATCGACAATCTGCGGTCGGCCGACGTCGTCACCGCGGACGGACAGCTCCGTCGCGCCAGCGAGTCCGAGAACTCCGACCTGTTCTGGGCGCTCCGCGGCGGCAGCGGCAACTTCGGGGTCGTCACCACCTTCGAGTTCGATCTGCACCCCGTGGACCAAGTGGTCGTCGGGCTCTTCTTCTACGAGCTGGAGCACGCCGGTGACCTGCTGCGCCTCTTCCGCACCTGGGTCACCGAGGCCGACGAGCGCTGCGGGGGCTTCCCGGCGTTTCAGGTCGCTCCTCCCCTGCCCTTCCTTCCGGAGGAGCGCCACGGCGACACCTTCTGCGCCGCCGTCGTCCACTGGAGCGGGCCGGTCGAGGAGGGTGAGGCGGCGATGCAGCCGTTCCGCGACCTCGCGCCGCGCGTCGGCGAGCTCGTCGAGCCCATGCCGTATCCGTGGCTCAACGGCGCGTTCGACGACCTGTTCCCCCGTGGCGTACGCAGCTACTGGAAGGGCAACTACGTCACCGAGCTGACCGACGCGGCCATCGACGTGCACCTGGCCCACGGGCCGAAGGCACCCAACGCGAGCTCGACGATGCACCTGTACCCCATCAACGGTGCTGCATCCCGCGTCGGCGCGACGGACACTGCGTTCTCCTACCGGCACGCGACGTTCTCGACGGTCATCGTCTCCGCATGGTCGGACGCCTCGGACGACGACGCCAACATCGCGTGGGTTCGCGACTACGCCGCCGCTCTCACGCCGCACTCCGAGCCCGGCGGGTACGTGAACTTCATGTCCGAGGACGACCAGGGCCGTGTCACCGACACCTATGGCAGCAACTACGCGCGCCTCAGGACGGTCAAGCAGGCGTACGACCCGGAGAACCTGTTCAGCCACAACCAGAACATCAGGCCCTAG
- a CDS encoding TetR/AcrR family transcriptional regulator, protein MIRLTTPTGRALRSDAAHNRDGLLAAATRVLASAEGEPSLRAIAREAGVGIATLYRHFPTREALVAAVYQDQVDRLTSGARELLEQESPSVALRRWMDLFGTWVAAKNGMLATLLSMIDSGDLAHAQTRDQLLAAISAILDAGVTAGDLRPDVTPEEVSAALIGIFTVTQQPGNPVAADRLLDILLDGLRPQQSLRAHGH, encoded by the coding sequence GTGATCCGTTTGACAACCCCGACCGGCCGGGCGCTGCGGTCCGACGCCGCTCACAACCGGGATGGACTGCTCGCTGCTGCCACCCGCGTGCTCGCCTCGGCCGAGGGCGAGCCCTCGCTGCGTGCCATCGCACGGGAAGCCGGCGTCGGCATCGCGACGCTCTACCGGCACTTTCCCACCCGGGAGGCGCTCGTGGCGGCCGTCTACCAGGACCAGGTCGATCGCCTCACGAGCGGAGCCCGCGAGCTGCTCGAGCAGGAGAGCCCGTCGGTGGCGCTGCGACGGTGGATGGACCTGTTCGGCACCTGGGTTGCGGCGAAGAACGGCATGCTCGCCACTCTGCTGTCGATGATCGACTCCGGCGACCTCGCCCATGCCCAGACCAGAGACCAGCTCCTGGCGGCGATCTCGGCCATCCTCGATGCAGGCGTCACAGCAGGAGACCTCCGCCCGGATGTCACTCCTGAGGAAGTCTCTGCCGCCCTGATCGGCATCTTCACCGTCACCCAGCAGCCCGGCAACCCCGTCGCCGCAGACCGACTGCTCGACATTCTCCTCGACGGTCTCCGACCACAGCAGTCCCTCCGAGCCCACGGACACTGA